One stretch of Streptomyces sp. NBC_00443 DNA includes these proteins:
- a CDS encoding PP2C family protein-serine/threonine phosphatase, which translates to MPVPIPRQRAIPAVESGQAPAASPGGSSMEEAPRKESKVENNTHTNLTLLLIEDDPGGSTVVPEMLDAAGKPIRVRTARNLTEAGRLLTDDVHCILLDLALPAPGGSGDEDELGVLKHVLELAPRHAVLALTASGDAERGAEAVRVGAQDYLFRDELDGRLLSRAIRYAVERKRSDTAERRLAEGRLRAQENRRLERGLLPTPLLEGSSLRFAARYRPGRSRALLGGDFYDVVRTADGTVHAMIGDVCGHGPDEAALGVELRIAWRALTLAGLCGDELLGTLQQVLEHERSDDEIFATLCTVDIAPDGRRAGLCLAGHPSPLLARPGRAARLLPYENNGPALGLLPGARWPRMQVELGAEWSLMLYTDGLIEGRIGEGRERLGQDGMVEMVRRQLSEGLQGETLLRAAVNEVRNLNGGELADDVAVLLLDRTV; encoded by the coding sequence ATGCCCGTACCCATACCGCGGCAGAGAGCGATCCCGGCCGTGGAAAGTGGTCAGGCGCCGGCCGCATCCCCAGGCGGCTCCTCGATGGAAGAGGCTCCGCGTAAGGAATCAAAGGTCGAGAACAACACCCACACCAATCTGACGCTGCTGCTGATCGAGGACGATCCCGGCGGCTCGACGGTCGTGCCCGAGATGCTCGACGCGGCCGGCAAGCCGATCCGTGTGCGCACCGCCCGCAACCTCACCGAGGCCGGACGGCTGCTCACCGACGACGTCCACTGCATCCTGCTGGACCTCGCGCTGCCCGCGCCCGGCGGAAGCGGCGACGAGGACGAGCTGGGTGTGCTCAAGCACGTACTGGAGCTCGCGCCCCGGCACGCCGTCCTCGCGCTCACCGCGTCCGGTGACGCCGAGCGCGGCGCGGAGGCCGTGCGCGTCGGTGCGCAGGACTACCTCTTCCGGGACGAGCTGGACGGGCGGCTGCTGAGCCGGGCGATCCGCTACGCCGTGGAGAGGAAACGTTCCGACACGGCCGAGCGACGGCTGGCCGAAGGCCGTCTGCGGGCCCAGGAGAACCGCCGCCTGGAGCGCGGTCTGCTGCCGACGCCGCTGCTGGAGGGCTCCTCGCTGCGGTTCGCCGCGCGCTACCGCCCGGGGCGGTCACGTGCCCTGCTCGGCGGTGACTTCTACGACGTCGTGCGCACCGCGGACGGCACGGTGCACGCCATGATCGGCGATGTCTGCGGCCATGGGCCCGACGAGGCCGCGCTCGGTGTGGAGCTGCGGATCGCCTGGCGGGCGCTGACGCTGGCGGGGCTGTGCGGGGACGAGCTGCTGGGCACGCTGCAGCAGGTCCTTGAGCATGAGCGGTCCGACGACGAGATCTTCGCGACGCTGTGCACGGTGGACATCGCGCCGGACGGTCGACGGGCCGGGCTGTGTCTCGCGGGCCATCCGTCGCCGTTGCTCGCCCGGCCGGGGCGGGCTGCGCGGCTGCTGCCGTACGAGAACAACGGGCCCGCGCTCGGGCTGCTGCCCGGGGCCCGGTGGCCTCGGATGCAGGTGGAGCTGGGGGCGGAGTGGAGCCTGATGCTCTACACCGACGGCCTCATCGAGGGCCGGATCGGCGAGGGCCGGGAGCGGCTGGGGCAGGACGGGATGGTGGAGATGGTGCGGCGGCAGCTCTCGGAGGGGCTGCAGGGGGAGACGCTGCTGCGGGCCGCCGTCAATGAGGTTCGGAACCTCAACGGGGGCGAGCTGGCGGACGACGTGGCTGTGCTGTTGCTCGACCGGACGGTGTGA
- a CDS encoding MDR family MFS transporter: MPLAALRRATRETVSGLPREFWWLWTSTLVNRLGAFVATFMALYLTLDRGYSATYAGLVAALHGLGGVVSSIGAGVMTDRLGRRPTLLVAQASTAVSVAVLGFVHHPVAIAAVAFVVGAASNASRPAVQAMMADIVRPEDRVRAFSLNYWAINLGFAISSMAAGFIAEVSYLAGFLIEAGMTAVCAVVVFVKLPESRPERTKTEQAGEDEVRLGTVLRDRRFMSVVGLSFLVALIFQQGAVGLPVAMGEAGFSAADYGLAVAVNGVLIVALQIPVTRFIERRDAGRILIVSSLLAGYGFGLTAFAGSVGVFALTVCVWTLGEMLNAPTQTGLVVRLSPAQGRGRYQGMYTMSWSVAALVAPLMSGLVIDRFGAEWLWGLCAVVGTAAAIGYGTLMRRVPTEEPATAGIPADAKPEVSPAA, from the coding sequence ATGCCACTCGCCGCCCTGAGACGTGCCACCCGGGAGACCGTCTCCGGGCTCCCTCGCGAGTTCTGGTGGCTGTGGACGAGCACGCTGGTCAACCGGCTCGGGGCGTTCGTCGCCACCTTCATGGCCCTGTATCTCACCCTCGACCGCGGGTACTCCGCCACCTACGCCGGTCTCGTCGCCGCGCTGCACGGTCTCGGCGGGGTCGTCTCGTCGATCGGGGCCGGCGTCATGACCGACCGGCTCGGGCGGCGGCCCACTCTCCTCGTGGCCCAGGCCTCCACCGCGGTCTCCGTGGCCGTGCTCGGGTTCGTGCACCATCCCGTGGCCATCGCCGCCGTGGCGTTCGTCGTCGGTGCCGCCTCCAACGCCTCCCGGCCCGCCGTGCAGGCGATGATGGCCGACATCGTCCGGCCCGAGGACCGGGTGCGTGCCTTCTCCCTCAACTACTGGGCCATCAACCTGGGGTTCGCGATCTCCTCCATGGCCGCCGGGTTCATCGCCGAGGTCAGCTACCTCGCCGGGTTCCTGATCGAGGCGGGGATGACGGCCGTCTGCGCGGTCGTGGTGTTCGTCAAGCTGCCGGAGTCGCGGCCCGAGCGCACGAAGACGGAGCAGGCGGGCGAGGACGAGGTGCGGCTCGGGACCGTACTGCGCGACCGGCGCTTCATGAGCGTCGTCGGGCTGTCCTTCCTCGTCGCCCTGATCTTCCAGCAGGGTGCGGTGGGACTGCCGGTGGCCATGGGCGAGGCCGGGTTCTCCGCGGCCGACTACGGCCTCGCCGTCGCCGTCAACGGTGTCCTGATCGTCGCGCTGCAGATCCCGGTCACCCGGTTCATCGAACGCCGGGACGCGGGACGGATCCTCATCGTCTCGTCCCTGCTCGCCGGGTACGGCTTCGGCCTCACCGCCTTCGCCGGGTCGGTCGGCGTCTTCGCGCTGACGGTGTGCGTGTGGACGCTGGGCGAGATGCTGAACGCGCCCACCCAGACCGGCCTCGTCGTCCGCCTCTCGCCGGCCCAGGGGCGCGGGCGCTACCAGGGCATGTACACCATGTCCTGGTCGGTCGCGGCCCTGGTCGCGCCCCTGATGTCCGGCCTCGTCATCGACCGTTTCGGCGCCGAGTGGCTGTGGGGACTGTGCGCGGTCGTCGGGACGGCGGCGGCGATCGGATACGGCACCCTGATGCGCCGCGTACCCACGGAGGAACCGGCCACCGCCGGCATCCCGGCCGACGCGAAGCCGGAGGTCAGCCCGGCCGCCTGA
- a CDS encoding DUF2516 family protein yields the protein MQGFAGFMWLLSMALILFSGFALIDAATRREDAYRAADKKTKPFWLLVLGLAFVVNLIFNILSFLPIIGLIATIVYMVDVRPAIKGLPGGGRSRRGGSSSDGPYGPWNGGR from the coding sequence ATGCAGGGCTTCGCGGGGTTCATGTGGCTGCTGAGCATGGCCCTGATCCTTTTCAGCGGCTTCGCGCTGATCGATGCGGCCACTCGCCGCGAGGACGCCTACCGCGCGGCCGACAAGAAGACCAAGCCGTTCTGGCTGCTCGTCCTCGGGCTCGCCTTCGTGGTGAACCTGATCTTCAACATCCTGTCGTTCCTGCCGATCATCGGCCTGATCGCGACGATCGTGTACATGGTGGACGTACGCCCCGCGATCAAGGGCCTGCCCGGCGGCGGCCGCAGCAGAAGGGGCGGCTCCAGCAGCGACGGCCCCTACGGCCCGTGGAACGGCGGCCGCTGA
- a CDS encoding class I SAM-dependent methyltransferase: MTSRAFARPVGTVTRGTTNPNRLRRMDRWIAVTHGAELRRAGDAVAVDLGYGAAPWTAVELLGRLRSVAPRARVVGVEIEPARVAAAKPYEREGLVFRHGGFEIPVLQRPLLVRAANVLRQYEEDQVAGVWERLCARLAPADPVTGARGGLLVEGTCDEIGRRHVWVALGPEGPRTVTFAARLGSLERPSDLAERLPKALIHRNVPGEPVHAFLRDFDRAWAAAAPYASYGARQRWIRAVRDLTTVWPVTDGPVRWRQGEVTVRWEALAPGG; this comes from the coding sequence ATGACATCCCGCGCCTTCGCCCGCCCCGTGGGCACCGTTACGCGCGGGACCACGAATCCGAATCGGCTGCGCCGTATGGATCGCTGGATCGCCGTCACCCATGGCGCGGAGCTGCGACGGGCCGGTGACGCCGTCGCGGTCGACCTCGGGTACGGCGCTGCTCCCTGGACCGCCGTGGAGCTGCTCGGCCGGCTGCGTTCCGTCGCGCCACGCGCGCGTGTGGTCGGCGTGGAGATCGAACCGGCGCGAGTTGCGGCCGCGAAGCCGTATGAGCGGGAGGGGCTTGTCTTCCGGCACGGCGGGTTCGAGATCCCGGTCCTGCAGCGGCCTCTGCTCGTGCGCGCCGCCAATGTGCTGCGGCAGTACGAGGAGGATCAGGTCGCCGGGGTCTGGGAGCGGCTGTGTGCGCGCCTTGCGCCGGCCGATCCGGTGACGGGGGCGCGTGGCGGGCTGCTCGTCGAGGGAACCTGCGACGAGATCGGGCGCCGGCATGTGTGGGTCGCGCTCGGGCCGGAGGGGCCGCGTACGGTCACCTTCGCCGCCCGGCTGGGCTCGCTGGAGCGGCCGTCGGACCTCGCCGAGCGGCTGCCGAAGGCACTGATCCATCGCAACGTCCCCGGCGAACCGGTCCACGCCTTCCTGCGCGACTTCGACCGCGCCTGGGCGGCCGCGGCTCCCTACGCGTCGTACGGGGCACGCCAGCGGTGGATCCGGGCGGTGCGGGACCTTACGACCGTTTGGCCGGTGACGGACGGGCCGGTGCGGTGGCGGCAGGGTGAAGTGACGGTGCGGTGGGAGGCGTTGGCGCCGGGGGGATGA
- the mshA gene encoding D-inositol-3-phosphate glycosyltransferase, which produces MSQYVSRLRHRSPAAPSRLRLHRRPRRVAMLSVHTSPLHQPGTGDAGGMNVYIVELAQRLAAINIEVEIFTRTTATGLPPTVDLAPGVLVRHIDAGPYEGLNKEDLPAQLCAFTHGVMQAWAGHRPGYYDLVHSHYWLSGHVGWLAAQRWGAPLVHAMHTMAKVKNANLADGDTPEPAARVIGETQIVTAADRLIANTAEEADELVRHYAADPDKVAVVHPGVNLTRFSPADGRAAARARLGLPQDALIPLFAGRIQPLKAPDILLRAVAVLLDEHPELRSRIHVPIVGGPSGSGLAKPEGLQKLAARLGIADVVRFRPPVGQEQLADWFRAASLLVMPSYSESFGLVAIEAQAAGTPVLAAAVGGLPVAVRDGRTGFLVQGHNPADYARVLRAFADDPHLSPRMGDAAARHALSFGWDTSAAATADVYAAATQAYRRRVRSHHG; this is translated from the coding sequence GTGAGCCAGTACGTCAGCAGGCTCAGGCACCGCTCCCCGGCGGCCCCCTCGCGACTCAGGCTCCACCGCCGCCCCCGCCGCGTGGCCATGCTCTCCGTGCACACCTCCCCGCTCCATCAGCCCGGCACCGGCGACGCCGGCGGCATGAACGTCTACATCGTCGAGCTCGCGCAGCGCCTCGCCGCGATCAACATCGAGGTGGAGATCTTCACGCGCACGACGGCCACGGGCCTCCCGCCCACCGTCGACCTGGCCCCCGGCGTCCTGGTCCGCCACATCGACGCCGGCCCCTACGAGGGACTCAACAAGGAGGACCTCCCCGCCCAGCTGTGCGCCTTCACCCACGGCGTGATGCAGGCCTGGGCCGGCCACCGCCCCGGCTACTACGACCTGGTGCACTCCCACTACTGGCTCTCCGGCCACGTCGGCTGGCTCGCCGCCCAGCGCTGGGGCGCCCCCCTGGTGCACGCCATGCACACCATGGCCAAGGTCAAGAACGCCAACCTGGCCGACGGCGACACCCCCGAGCCCGCCGCCCGCGTCATCGGCGAGACCCAGATCGTCACGGCCGCCGACCGCCTGATCGCCAACACGGCCGAGGAGGCCGACGAACTCGTACGGCACTACGCCGCCGACCCCGACAAGGTCGCCGTCGTGCACCCCGGCGTGAACCTCACCCGCTTCTCGCCCGCCGACGGCCGAGCAGCCGCCCGCGCCCGCCTGGGCCTGCCGCAGGACGCCCTGATCCCGCTCTTCGCAGGCCGCATCCAGCCCCTGAAGGCCCCGGACATCCTGCTCCGCGCGGTGGCCGTGCTCCTGGACGAGCACCCCGAGCTGCGCTCCCGCATCCACGTCCCGATCGTCGGCGGCCCCAGCGGCAGCGGCCTCGCCAAGCCCGAGGGCCTGCAGAAGCTGGCCGCCCGCCTGGGCATCGCGGATGTCGTACGGTTCCGGCCGCCCGTCGGCCAGGAGCAGCTCGCGGACTGGTTCCGGGCGGCATCGCTGCTGGTCATGCCGTCGTACAGCGAATCCTTCGGCCTGGTGGCCATCGAGGCACAGGCGGCCGGCACACCCGTGCTGGCGGCTGCGGTGGGCGGCCTGCCGGTCGCGGTCCGGGACGGCCGTACCGGCTTCCTGGTCCAGGGCCACAACCCGGCCGACTACGCGCGCGTGCTGCGCGCCTTCGCCGACGACCCGCATCTGTCCCCGCGGATGGGCGACGCCGCCGCACGGCACGCCCTGTCCTTCGGCTGGGACACCTCTGCGGCCGCCACGGCGGACGTCTACGCGGCCGCGACCCAGGCCTACCGGCGTCGCGTACGCTCCCACCATGGCTGA
- a CDS encoding helix-turn-helix transcriptional regulator, with translation MAAARDRQEVSAWRPSVPGVTEVFHAHFTEYAYPMHVHEAWTLLIVDDGAVRYDLDRHEHGTPHDTVSLLPPHVPHNGSPATPHGFRKRVLYLDGTRLGDDLIGPAVDSPDLRDPVLRLRVGQLHAALAQAGDELEADSRLTLIGDRLRAHLRPGTLTDSPRRDPALARRLRELLDERVVQGIALDEAAGLVQAHPAHLVRSFSSAYGIAPHQYLMSRRVDRARGLLLEGRSPADVAAATGFYDQSHLTRHFRKLVGVPPGRYRSSSR, from the coding sequence ATGGCCGCCGCACGGGATCGCCAGGAAGTCTCCGCGTGGCGCCCCTCCGTCCCGGGCGTCACCGAGGTCTTCCACGCCCACTTCACCGAGTACGCGTACCCGATGCACGTGCACGAGGCGTGGACGCTGCTCATCGTCGACGACGGAGCCGTGCGCTACGACCTCGACCGGCACGAGCACGGCACCCCGCACGACACGGTGTCGCTCCTCCCGCCGCACGTCCCCCACAACGGCTCCCCCGCCACCCCGCACGGTTTCCGCAAGCGGGTGCTGTACCTGGACGGGACCCGGCTCGGAGACGACCTGATCGGGCCGGCCGTGGACTCCCCCGACCTGCGCGACCCCGTCCTGCGGCTGCGCGTGGGCCAGTTGCACGCCGCCCTCGCGCAGGCCGGCGACGAGCTGGAGGCGGACAGCAGGCTGACCCTGATCGGCGACCGGCTCCGTGCCCACCTGCGGCCCGGCACCCTGACGGACAGCCCGCGACGCGACCCCGCCCTCGCCCGCCGGCTGCGCGAACTCCTCGACGAACGCGTCGTCCAGGGCATCGCCCTCGACGAGGCCGCCGGGCTCGTCCAGGCGCATCCCGCCCATCTCGTACGGTCGTTCAGCAGCGCATACGGCATCGCCCCGCACCAGTACCTGATGTCCCGCCGCGTCGACCGCGCCCGCGGGCTGCTGCTGGAGGGCCGGTCGCCGGCCGACGTTGCCGCCGCGACCGGGTTCTACGACCAGTCCCATCTCACCCGGCACTTCCGGAAGCTGGTGGGCGTGCCACCGGGGCGCTATCGCAGCAGCTCGCGCTGA
- a CDS encoding YbjN domain-containing protein codes for MADVQKASQVVEAALKDADLEWETPTPGTYVVKLPGTRKLSTTVSLIVGRHSLSLNAFVIRHPDENEPGVHRWLLERNLKLYGVSYAVDQLGDIYVTAKLPLAAVAPDEIDRLLGQVLEAADGAFNTLLELGFASAIRKEYEWRVSRGESTRNLDAFTHLTQRPPD; via the coding sequence ATGGCTGACGTACAGAAGGCATCGCAGGTCGTCGAGGCAGCCCTGAAGGACGCGGACCTGGAGTGGGAGACCCCCACTCCCGGCACCTACGTCGTCAAGCTCCCCGGCACCCGCAAGCTCTCGACGACCGTCTCCCTGATCGTCGGCCGCCACTCCCTGTCGCTCAACGCCTTCGTCATCCGCCACCCCGACGAGAACGAGCCCGGCGTCCACCGCTGGCTCCTGGAGCGCAACCTCAAGCTCTACGGCGTGAGTTACGCCGTCGACCAGCTCGGCGACATCTACGTCACCGCCAAACTGCCGCTCGCCGCCGTCGCCCCCGACGAGATCGACCGCCTCCTCGGCCAGGTCCTGGAGGCGGCGGACGGCGCCTTCAACACCCTCCTTGAGCTGGGCTTCGCGTCCGCGATCCGCAAGGAGTACGAGTGGCGCGTCTCGCGCGGCGAGTCGACGCGGAACCTGGACGCGTTCACACATCTGACCCAACGCCCGCCGGACTGA
- a CDS encoding DUF2000 domain-containing protein, translated as MNDTSTAEPVRFDTKIAVLLREDLETWQRLNVTAFLVSGLGTQLPEVVGEPYEDADGVPYLPMFRQPVLVFEGTKETLTTAHTRALSRSLPRTVFTSDLFTTGNDRDNRAAVRAVPTSELDLVGLAVYGPRNAVDKVIKGARMHP; from the coding sequence ATGAACGACACGAGCACCGCGGAACCCGTCCGCTTCGACACCAAGATCGCCGTCCTGCTGCGCGAGGACCTGGAGACCTGGCAGCGGCTGAACGTCACGGCCTTCCTGGTCAGCGGCCTGGGGACGCAGCTCCCCGAGGTGGTCGGGGAGCCGTACGAGGACGCGGACGGCGTGCCTTACCTGCCGATGTTCCGCCAGCCGGTCCTGGTCTTCGAAGGCACCAAGGAGACCCTGACGACGGCCCACACCCGCGCCCTCTCCCGCTCCCTCCCGCGCACGGTCTTCACCTCCGACCTCTTCACGACGGGCAACGACCGCGACAACCGGGCGGCGGTACGGGCGGTGCCGACGAGCGAGCTGGATCTGGTGGGGCTGGCGGTCTACGGGCCGAGGAACGCGGTGGACAAGGTGATCAAGGGGGCGCGGATGCATCCGTGA
- a CDS encoding glycosyl hydrolase family 28-related protein — MGHAHLTRRTLLAGATAVALGAATGRAHAAATEVPPLWHEFARTPFTHPQIPYVGRAGCRGGASRFPRPRVVADVRDFGAVADGTTDSAPAINRAIAAAGRAGGGTVTIPPGTFRIDDVIRIGHSNVVLRGAGSGRTTLFATKNLTELIGAYGSRYGGDKSSWSWAGGLIWLAPTARWDSLVAAIRAKAWPYEGWTGNRRDEWRPLTRVEPARQGDRTVTVTDPSALRPGALVLLRLADDTGHTLLEHMCGGGPGPEAYTWDDKTKLTSYVPYEWPVRIARVHGRRVTLERPLPLDVRPEWDPQLTTHIQELTGSGVEGLTLEATETPQQPHLLDKGHNGVVFQCAYDCWAVDVTVRHVDNGFGLVAASACTLRHTRVAGRGSHHPYFCREGSHDNLIEDFTIEARTTPAPSGTQLHGINVEGLSSHNVWSRGDMRMGTFDSHRGLPFANVRTDITVHNDGRHGGDASAGPLFGARFTHWNVRVTNGRAGMIRLDGLAPYSATVGLNEVREFDQIDVPDFVGDLHSRLELYGTTDVVRPRNLYDAQRELLR, encoded by the coding sequence ATGGGCCATGCGCATCTCACCAGACGGACCTTGCTCGCCGGCGCCACGGCCGTGGCGCTCGGCGCGGCGACCGGCAGGGCACACGCCGCTGCCACCGAAGTCCCGCCCCTCTGGCACGAGTTCGCCCGCACCCCCTTCACCCACCCGCAGATCCCCTACGTGGGCCGAGCGGGCTGCCGAGGCGGCGCGAGTCGCTTCCCCCGCCCCCGAGTCGTCGCCGACGTACGCGACTTCGGTGCCGTGGCAGACGGCACGACCGACTCCGCCCCCGCGATCAACCGTGCCATCGCCGCCGCCGGAAGGGCCGGCGGTGGCACGGTCACCATCCCGCCCGGCACGTTCCGCATCGACGACGTGATCCGCATCGGCCACTCGAACGTGGTCCTCCGTGGCGCGGGCAGCGGCCGTACGACGCTGTTCGCGACGAAGAACCTGACCGAACTGATCGGCGCCTACGGCTCCCGCTACGGCGGCGACAAGTCGTCCTGGTCCTGGGCGGGCGGCCTCATCTGGCTGGCCCCGACGGCCCGTTGGGACTCCCTGGTCGCCGCGATCAGGGCGAAGGCCTGGCCCTACGAGGGCTGGACGGGCAACCGGCGCGACGAGTGGCGCCCGCTGACGAGGGTCGAGCCCGCACGGCAGGGCGACCGGACGGTCACGGTCACGGACCCGTCGGCACTCCGCCCCGGTGCCCTGGTCCTCCTGCGCCTGGCCGACGACACCGGCCACACCCTCCTGGAGCACATGTGCGGCGGCGGCCCGGGCCCCGAGGCGTACACCTGGGACGACAAGACGAAGCTGACGTCGTACGTCCCCTACGAATGGCCGGTCCGCATCGCCCGGGTCCACGGCCGCAGGGTCACCCTCGAACGCCCGCTCCCGCTCGACGTACGCCCGGAATGGGACCCGCAACTGACCACCCACATACAGGAGTTGACGGGATCGGGAGTCGAGGGCCTGACCCTGGAGGCGACCGAGACCCCCCAGCAACCCCACCTCCTCGACAAGGGCCACAACGGTGTCGTCTTCCAGTGCGCCTACGACTGCTGGGCGGTCGACGTGACCGTCCGCCACGTCGACAACGGCTTCGGCCTGGTTGCCGCCTCCGCCTGTACGCTCCGGCACACGCGTGTGGCGGGCCGCGGCAGTCACCACCCCTACTTCTGCCGCGAGGGCTCGCACGACAACCTGATCGAGGACTTCACGATCGAGGCCCGCACGACCCCGGCCCCCTCCGGCACCCAGCTGCACGGCATCAACGTGGAGGGCCTGTCCTCCCACAACGTCTGGTCGCGCGGCGACATGCGGATGGGCACGTTCGACAGCCATCGCGGCCTGCCCTTCGCCAACGTCCGCACCGACATCACCGTCCACAACGACGGCCGCCACGGCGGCGACGCGAGCGCGGGCCCGTTGTTCGGCGCGCGCTTCACGCACTGGAACGTCCGGGTGACGAACGGCCGCGCGGGCATGATCCGCCTCGACGGCCTGGCGCCCTACTCCGCCACCGTCGGCCTGAACGAGGTCAGGGAGTTCGACCAGATCGACGTACCCGACTTCGTGGGCGACCTGCACTCCCGCCTGGAGCTGTACGGCACGACGGACGTCGTGCGCCCGCGCAACCTGTACGACGCTCAGCGCGAGCTGCTGCGATAG
- a CDS encoding C40 family peptidase has protein sequence MGSGKRGLIAAAVTVVCAVTVLAAPGTAFAAPSPTPSASPSSSAPATVSNKDLEAVRKKLEKLYHDAAVATDEYNAAEEAAEKQSAEIVSLAKKIVKGQERLAELKKRAGAAAAAQYRSGGLPDEAHLMLSDDPQAFLDGTGRVLQGQRATKGLLAEMTRTQQDLEQYAKDASAQWQKLEAGRKAKAAAKKKIKKQIAAAEELESQLEEEEKDRLAELEEQAAYKAQTAWLDSGILKDIKGKASEKGREALEYATAQLGKPYEWGAEGPKTYDCSGLTSQAWASAGRGIPRTSQEQWKQLKRIDIEDMRPGDLIIYNADASHVAMYVGDGAIVHAPRPGRTVTVAGAGTMPILGVVRPDA, from the coding sequence ATGGGTTCGGGCAAGCGCGGCCTGATCGCAGCGGCTGTGACCGTCGTCTGTGCGGTCACCGTACTCGCGGCGCCAGGCACGGCCTTCGCGGCTCCCTCCCCCACGCCGAGCGCGTCTCCCTCCTCGTCGGCGCCGGCCACCGTGTCGAACAAGGACCTTGAGGCCGTTCGCAAGAAGCTGGAGAAGCTCTACCACGACGCGGCCGTCGCGACGGATGAGTACAACGCCGCCGAGGAGGCGGCCGAGAAGCAGTCCGCCGAGATCGTCTCCCTGGCGAAGAAGATCGTCAAAGGTCAGGAGAGGCTCGCCGAGCTGAAGAAGCGCGCCGGCGCCGCGGCCGCCGCCCAGTACCGCTCCGGCGGGCTGCCCGACGAGGCGCACCTGATGCTCAGCGACGACCCGCAGGCGTTCCTCGACGGCACCGGCCGCGTTCTGCAGGGCCAGCGCGCGACCAAGGGGCTGCTCGCGGAGATGACCCGCACCCAGCAGGACTTGGAGCAGTACGCCAAGGACGCCTCCGCCCAGTGGCAGAAGCTGGAGGCGGGCCGCAAGGCCAAGGCCGCCGCCAAGAAGAAGATCAAGAAGCAGATCGCGGCGGCCGAAGAGCTCGAATCCCAGCTGGAGGAGGAGGAAAAGGACCGCCTCGCCGAGCTGGAGGAGCAGGCCGCCTACAAGGCCCAGACCGCCTGGCTGGACTCCGGCATTCTCAAGGACATCAAAGGCAAGGCCTCCGAGAAGGGCCGGGAGGCCCTTGAGTACGCCACGGCCCAGCTCGGCAAACCGTACGAATGGGGCGCCGAGGGGCCCAAGACGTACGACTGTTCAGGCCTGACGTCGCAGGCCTGGGCGAGCGCCGGGCGCGGGATTCCGCGGACCTCGCAGGAGCAGTGGAAGCAGCTGAAGCGCATCGACATCGAGGACATGCGCCCCGGCGACCTCATCATCTACAACGCCGACGCCAGCCATGTGGCCATGTACGTCGGCGACGGCGCGATCGTCCACGCCCCGCGCCCCGGGCGGACGGTGACGGTCGCGGGGGCCGGCACGATGCCGATCCTCGGGGTGGTTCGACCCGATGCGTAA